A window of Flavobacterium flavigenum contains these coding sequences:
- a CDS encoding YheT family hydrolase, whose product MPIIEQSQYNFPPVVHRNRHISTIYAALFKKFEVPAYTREKYELNDGDFINIDFIINDPNKAVILCHGLEGDSRRTYNNSCSAYFQQKGFSVFAWNNRTCGGEMNRLPRLYHHGAVDDLDEVVQFVLKKGFEEVYLIGYSMGGVQLLNYLGWTKIDERIKAAVSISVPTHIATSAAVLKQGFNRVYLKNFTIDIKRKLKYKAAQFPDFINSDQIDKISSFDEVDQYFTAPLHGFASRDEYYERVSPEFSLKDITTPVLIINSLDDPFLGERCYPRAIAQNSKYVYLETPKYGGHCAFPMRNSTYSYAEKRAYEFFESLSLQIFQA is encoded by the coding sequence ATGCCAATAATAGAACAATCACAGTATAATTTTCCTCCTGTTGTCCATCGCAACAGACATATTTCTACTATTTATGCCGCTTTGTTCAAAAAGTTTGAAGTTCCCGCATATACCAGGGAAAAATACGAACTGAATGACGGCGATTTTATCAATATAGATTTTATTATAAACGATCCTAATAAAGCAGTTATTTTATGTCACGGTCTGGAAGGTGATTCACGCAGGACTTATAATAATAGCTGTTCGGCATACTTTCAGCAAAAAGGATTTTCAGTTTTCGCCTGGAATAACCGTACTTGCGGAGGAGAAATGAACCGTCTTCCAAGACTTTATCATCATGGTGCGGTTGATGACCTTGATGAAGTGGTTCAGTTTGTTTTAAAAAAAGGATTCGAAGAGGTTTATCTGATTGGCTATTCTATGGGAGGAGTTCAGCTTTTGAATTATTTGGGCTGGACAAAAATTGATGAACGCATAAAAGCGGCTGTTTCGATTTCGGTACCCACTCATATAGCGACAAGTGCAGCTGTTCTTAAACAAGGTTTTAACAGGGTTTATTTAAAGAATTTTACAATAGATATTAAAAGAAAGCTTAAATACAAAGCTGCCCAGTTTCCTGATTTTATAAACAGCGATCAGATTGATAAAATTTCTTCTTTTGATGAAGTTGACCAGTATTTTACAGCGCCACTACACGGATTTGCAAGCCGGGATGAGTATTATGAGCGCGTTTCGCCTGAATTTTCCCTAAAAGACATTACCACTCCGGTTTTAATCATTAATTCGCTTGATGATCCTTTTTTAGGAGAAAGATGTTATCCAAGGGCTATAGCCCAAAATAGTAAATATGTTTATCTTGAAACCCCAAAATATGGTGGTCACTGCGCTTTTCCTATGCGAAATTCAACCTATTCTTATGCGGAGAAAAGAGCGTATGAGTTTTTCGAATCTTTAAGCCTTCAAATTTTTCAAGCCTGA
- a CDS encoding RNA polymerase sigma factor, which produces MPSNSSSDQKKLLLELSQGSELAFTALYNQYKHIVYATALRITKSVIQSEEAVQDVFLKIWLSHQNLGEIDSFENYLFIISRNHIFNTIKKIARESTLMTEITSNDTLSDTDHGIKDDQYNIILNKIVQQLPPQQQKIYKMAKWEGLSHQKIGEDLGISTETVKKHMAQALKFIRHKISPYMNMFLSVLLFLKSGL; this is translated from the coding sequence ATGCCATCAAATTCCAGTTCAGATCAAAAGAAACTTCTTCTTGAGCTATCTCAGGGAAGTGAACTGGCATTTACAGCGTTATACAATCAATATAAACATATTGTCTATGCAACAGCATTAAGAATAACCAAATCTGTTATTCAGTCTGAAGAAGCTGTTCAGGACGTCTTTTTGAAAATATGGCTCAGTCATCAGAATTTAGGAGAAATTGATAGTTTTGAAAATTATCTTTTTATCATTTCACGAAATCATATATTCAATACAATCAAAAAAATTGCCCGTGAAAGCACCCTAATGACAGAAATCACTTCGAATGATACATTAAGCGATACAGATCACGGTATAAAAGACGATCAGTACAATATAATCCTGAATAAAATAGTGCAACAACTGCCCCCTCAGCAGCAAAAAATCTATAAAATGGCAAAATGGGAAGGATTGAGCCATCAGAAAATTGGTGAAGACTTAGGCATTTCTACAGAAACTGTAAAAAAACATATGGCTCAGGCTCTAAAATTCATACGCCATAAGATTAGTCCGTATATGAATATGTTCCTGTCTGTCCTTCTGTTTTTAAAAAGCGGACTTTAA
- a CDS encoding FecR family protein encodes MQQKKFEELFESYLKNKLSVSDEQKLMEMIQLNYHDDFLKEKIDLMLRENPSSELLDKEKSDYILNRILSDSENSQKVVSLEPQRSNKKVVVRLLFAAASIIALIAIGNSLFFKPKTENTIPVTEQPVIAENTSVDFSGKQLVRLPDGSTVILNDNSTLKYEQNSFGNKTREVTLTGEAFFDIKRNEKKPFIVHTGKVQTKVLGTAFNINAFDSSKNIEVTVTRGKVQVGDAEKIYGIITPNQQIKVNKNNLSFEQNKISAAVVTEWKSNYLILDDINMEEAVALISQKYKVQILLSNEKIRNCRITASFLNDEDLDHVLKVISSVIETEYRYNKTGTIILDGKGCE; translated from the coding sequence ATGCAGCAAAAAAAATTCGAAGAATTATTTGAAAGCTATCTGAAGAATAAATTGTCGGTTTCTGATGAGCAGAAATTGATGGAAATGATCCAGCTGAATTATCATGACGACTTCTTAAAAGAAAAAATTGATTTGATGCTTAGGGAAAATCCTTCTTCTGAATTGTTAGACAAGGAAAAGAGCGATTACATACTCAACAGGATTTTGTCAGATTCAGAAAATAGCCAAAAAGTGGTTTCATTAGAACCACAAAGAAGCAATAAAAAGGTGGTCGTGCGCCTGCTCTTCGCTGCAGCGAGTATCATTGCTTTAATCGCGATTGGCAACAGCCTGTTTTTTAAACCAAAAACAGAAAATACTATTCCCGTTACTGAGCAACCTGTAATTGCAGAAAATACTTCGGTAGACTTTAGCGGAAAACAATTGGTTCGTCTGCCAGATGGAAGTACGGTTATACTGAACGACAATAGTACCTTAAAATATGAACAGAATTCTTTTGGTAACAAAACGCGTGAAGTAACCCTCACCGGGGAAGCTTTTTTTGACATCAAAAGAAACGAAAAGAAGCCTTTCATCGTACATACCGGCAAGGTACAGACGAAAGTTTTGGGTACTGCATTTAATATTAATGCTTTTGATTCTTCTAAAAATATAGAAGTTACGGTGACAAGAGGTAAAGTTCAGGTTGGAGATGCAGAAAAAATATATGGTATAATAACTCCTAATCAGCAGATTAAAGTAAATAAAAATAATTTAAGTTTTGAACAGAATAAAATAAGTGCTGCCGTTGTAACCGAATGGAAAAGCAACTACCTGATTCTGGACGATATCAATATGGAAGAAGCTGTTGCTTTAATTTCGCAGAAATACAAAGTACAGATTTTATTATCGAATGAAAAAATCAGGAATTGCAGGATAACCGCGAGTTTCCTTAATGATGAAGATCTGGATCATGTCTTAAAAGTAATTTCGAGTGTTATTGAAACAGAATATCGTTACAACAAAACCGGAACCATCATTTTGGATGGAAAAGGCTGCGAATAA
- a CDS encoding SusC/RagA family TonB-linked outer membrane protein, whose protein sequence is MKLRFKTTMFESEKNNSLFGLSKKTIMIMRISLFYIFLLTCGTPMVFANEMSGQSLETISVDIELHNQDIKTLFKTIENKTGLLFAYQPQLINNFPKISTPKGRRSVSEILNAAFQGSNLVYKQVDQNVIVYKKENLKETKAEANYYLSGKILDENGFPLPGVSVFLVGSNKHGVSDFDGQFSIELPSGKHVLRISYLGYKTQDVTVENQTTVTIKMQPDLAKLDEIVVIGYGTTTKRTNTGSVVKITAEDIEKQPVTNILQTLQGRTPGVFVTQTSGYAGSDMNISIRGRNFIQGDNLPFYIIDGVPYIGDDIKEQSQKDGGQANMQVVRGAQKRTSPLNILNPNDIESIEILKDADATAIYGSRGANGVVLITTKKGKAGKTEFTITTNSGVSEVAHMIKTLDTPAYLNMLQTALDNNGDVANVDSNGIAITDWDPNAYTNWQKKLIGGTANFNNYSGSLRGGNDTTNFLLSAAYHKETTVVPGDFTYDKFSTNFNLNHSTLDKKLKIGASVLLSTDHNQLPFFDITTYAVGTAPNRPIYNADGSYYWSPDYFSDINPLAALGKRVDDKGLNLITSLALQYEIVKGLSFKTDLGYGRAQMLTKQFMPASASNYVYDEANGYDTNRSYTTSTNNTNNFTIEPQLNYTTQLWKGNLTALVGGSWQDRKAEMPAFLSASEYSSDNLIGNVAAAGTISASNGSSEYKYISLFSRLNYNIENKYILNVNFRRDGSSKFGANNRYGNFGSVGGAWIFTEEKFLKDNSWLSFGKIRSSYGEIGSDEIGNYRYADTYQARTYGLGNPSMVATKIANPNIKWGLTKKFEAALDLSFLKDRISFTTAYYKNSSSNQLVDYTLSPQAGFTTYTANLPAQVENQGWEFTLSTTNIRTKDLTWSTSFNISTNSNKLAKFDGIEFTSYYSQYVVGRPLGSRYLYTYTGNINGEPQFKDANGDGKISRGLADTKVGDREYYGPVYPKYYGGISNTISYKAFTLDFLFQFVKQDGTTLMATQGAQPGYPYSNANFQIDEYRDYLAQGNVLSSGYQSGFYDYMGSNATMIDASYIKLKNVNASYQVPLKERTQKYIKAIRLSLQGQNLVTFTKYKGLDPETQGLALPPLRTITFGTQFTF, encoded by the coding sequence ATGAAATTACGCTTTAAAACAACCATGTTTGAAAGTGAAAAGAACAATTCTTTGTTCGGGCTTTCAAAAAAAACCATCATGATCATGCGCATCAGTTTATTCTACATTTTTTTACTCACGTGCGGTACTCCTATGGTATTTGCAAATGAAATGAGTGGTCAGAGTTTAGAAACGATATCTGTTGATATTGAACTTCACAATCAGGATATTAAAACCCTGTTTAAAACTATTGAAAATAAAACGGGATTACTGTTCGCTTATCAGCCACAGCTTATTAATAATTTCCCTAAAATTAGTACACCAAAAGGGAGAAGATCAGTAAGTGAAATTTTAAATGCTGCATTTCAGGGCAGTAATCTGGTTTATAAACAAGTAGATCAAAATGTTATTGTTTATAAAAAAGAAAATCTCAAAGAGACAAAAGCCGAAGCTAATTATTACCTAAGCGGAAAAATTTTAGATGAAAACGGATTTCCTCTACCCGGGGTGAGCGTTTTTCTTGTTGGAAGTAACAAGCATGGGGTATCTGATTTCGATGGGCAATTCTCTATAGAATTACCATCAGGAAAACATGTACTCAGAATATCCTACTTAGGGTATAAAACACAAGATGTTACAGTCGAAAACCAAACTACAGTTACCATCAAAATGCAGCCAGATTTAGCTAAACTTGATGAAATCGTAGTAATTGGTTATGGGACAACTACCAAAAGAACAAATACAGGATCTGTAGTTAAAATTACAGCTGAAGATATTGAAAAACAGCCGGTAACTAACATTTTGCAAACATTACAAGGAAGAACTCCGGGGGTTTTTGTTACACAGACATCAGGATATGCAGGAAGCGATATGAATATTAGTATACGTGGTCGAAATTTTATTCAGGGAGACAACCTACCCTTTTATATTATAGACGGAGTTCCTTATATAGGTGATGATATAAAAGAACAGTCTCAAAAAGATGGAGGTCAGGCAAATATGCAAGTTGTTAGGGGAGCACAAAAAAGAACAAGCCCATTAAACATTCTGAATCCAAATGATATAGAAAGTATTGAAATCCTTAAAGACGCTGATGCTACGGCCATTTATGGTTCAAGAGGAGCTAATGGTGTTGTACTTATTACAACCAAAAAAGGAAAGGCTGGAAAAACAGAATTTACTATAACGACAAACTCCGGGGTCTCTGAAGTAGCCCATATGATAAAAACATTAGATACCCCTGCTTACCTGAATATGCTACAAACTGCCTTAGACAATAATGGTGATGTTGCAAATGTGGATAGTAACGGTATTGCTATTACAGACTGGGATCCTAATGCATACACCAACTGGCAGAAAAAATTGATAGGTGGTACAGCAAATTTCAATAATTATTCAGGTTCATTAAGAGGTGGAAATGATACCACAAACTTTCTTTTAAGTGCCGCTTACCATAAAGAAACTACTGTTGTACCCGGAGATTTCACCTACGATAAATTCTCTACAAACTTTAATTTAAATCACAGCACACTGGATAAAAAATTAAAAATAGGAGCATCTGTCCTTTTATCAACAGATCATAATCAGCTTCCTTTTTTTGATATCACAACTTATGCAGTAGGCACTGCTCCCAACCGCCCAATTTATAATGCAGATGGCAGTTATTACTGGTCTCCGGATTATTTTAGTGATATTAATCCTCTTGCTGCGTTAGGAAAAAGAGTTGATGATAAAGGACTTAACTTAATTACCAGTTTAGCCCTTCAATATGAAATCGTAAAAGGGCTTTCTTTTAAAACAGATTTGGGATACGGAAGGGCTCAAATGCTTACAAAACAGTTTATGCCTGCGTCTGCCAGTAACTACGTATATGACGAAGCGAATGGATATGATACAAATAGATCTTACACTACTTCAACAAACAATACCAATAATTTTACCATAGAGCCTCAGCTTAATTATACAACCCAATTATGGAAAGGCAACCTTACAGCACTTGTTGGAGGATCGTGGCAGGACAGAAAAGCTGAAATGCCGGCTTTTTTAAGTGCCTCAGAATATTCTTCTGATAATTTGATTGGTAATGTAGCAGCTGCAGGAACAATATCTGCATCTAATGGAAGTTCAGAATACAAATACATTTCTCTTTTCAGCAGACTTAATTATAATATTGAAAACAAATACATTCTGAATGTAAACTTCAGAAGAGATGGTTCTTCTAAATTTGGTGCTAATAACCGTTATGGAAATTTTGGTTCTGTTGGAGGAGCATGGATTTTTACCGAAGAAAAGTTCTTAAAGGACAACTCATGGCTAAGTTTTGGTAAAATCCGCTCCAGCTATGGAGAAATTGGAAGCGACGAGATTGGAAATTACAGATATGCCGATACTTATCAAGCACGCACTTATGGTCTTGGAAATCCTTCTATGGTGGCTACCAAAATTGCCAATCCAAATATTAAATGGGGGCTTACCAAGAAATTTGAAGCAGCTTTAGATTTAAGTTTCCTTAAGGATCGTATTTCTTTCACTACAGCTTATTACAAAAATAGTTCCAGTAATCAATTAGTCGATTATACACTTAGTCCACAAGCAGGATTTACCACTTATACAGCAAATTTACCTGCTCAAGTTGAAAATCAAGGATGGGAATTCACTTTAAGTACAACAAACATCCGTACCAAAGATTTAACGTGGTCAACTTCTTTTAATATTTCGACTAACTCAAATAAATTAGCCAAATTTGATGGTATTGAATTTACCAGCTATTACTCTCAATACGTTGTGGGCAGACCTTTAGGCAGCCGATATTTATATACTTATACAGGCAATATTAATGGAGAACCACAATTTAAAGATGCAAACGGGGACGGAAAAATTTCCCGCGGATTAGCAGATACAAAAGTGGGGGACAGAGAATATTATGGTCCAGTATATCCAAAATATTATGGCGGTATCTCAAATACAATTAGCTATAAAGCCTTTACTCTTGACTTTCTATTCCAATTCGTAAAACAGGATGGCACAACATTAATGGCTACTCAGGGTGCTCAGCCAGGATATCCTTATAGTAATGCTAATTTTCAGATAGATGAGTATAGAGATTACTTGGCACAAGGAAATGTTCTAAGCTCAGGTTATCAGAGTGGCTTCTATGATTATATGGGGTCAAATGCTACTATGATCGATGCATCTTATATAAAACTTAAAAATGTAAATGCCTCTTACCAGGTTCCTCTAAAGGAAAGAACTCAGAAATATATAAAAGCAATCCGTCTTTCGCTTCAGGGGCAGAATTTAGTAACCTTTACCAAATATAAAGGGCTTGATCCAGAAACACAAGGATTGGCATTGCCTCCATTACGTACAATAACTTTTGGAACTCAGTTTACATTTTAA